The genomic window TGGCAGAGCCCGGTGGCCTGTTCGGCGAGGAGCGCACCGTGCCGTTCGTCGAAACGGGCGAAGTAGTCGTCACCGCGGTCGGGCACGGACGCGGCGAAGTAGGCCCGGTTCTCCCGCTCGAAGGCGAGCAGTGCGGGTGCGTGATCGGCGCGCAGGCGCTGGAGTACGGGCATGAGGGGAACCTTACGCAGCCCCGGGGGTGGGGATACTGATCGTTCCTGGATCTCATTCCCGGATCGACTCGCTGACCACGAGGGGCGGACATGGTGAACCATGAGCAGGACACGGGCAGTTGGCGACGGAGCCACGGGACGAACGGGGCGAACGGGCGCCATGCCGTCGTCATCGGGGGAAGTCTCGCGGGGCTGTTGGCGGCGCACGTGCTGGCCGGGCACGCGGACAGGGTGACCGTCGTGGAGCGCGACCGCCTCCCCGATGGCCCGCAGCCACGTGCGGGCGTCCCGCAGGGCCGGCACGCGCATGTGCTCCTTGAGGGCGGCCAGCTGGCCCTGGACTCCCTGTTGCCGGGGTTCATGGCGGAGCTGCGGGCGGCTGGCGCGCCCCGGGTGGGCATGCCGGCGGACATGGTGTCGTGGAGCGACGGCACCTGGTTCCGGCGCACCGCGCCGACCACGCACATCTACACCGGCTCCCGCGCCCAGATCGAGCATCTGGTGCGCGAGCGGGTGCTGGCCAACCCCGTGATCACGGTGGTGGGACCGGCGGAGGCCGTCGGGCTGGTGGGTGACGCCTCCCGGGTCCGGGGCGTACTGCTGCGCGAGCGCGGCGGGGACGCGGGGAACGGCGGAGCGGGCCGTGAACCGCGTACGCTCCTCGCCGATGTGGTCGTGGACGCGTCGGGGCGCGGCTCGCGTGCCCCGCAGTGGCTCGGCGCGATCGGCGCGGAGGCCCCGGAGGAGGAGACCATCGACACCGGTCTCGCCTACGCCTCGCGCATCTACCGCAACAGGAGCGCGAACCTGGGCACGGAATCCCTCGCGTACTGGGTCTATCCCAACGCCTCGCAGGTGCACGGCGGCGGGGTGCTGCCCCTGGAGGACGGCACCCATCTGGCCATCTTCTCCGGTCTGCGGGGCTGCGAACCGCCCACGGACGAGGAAGGGTTCACCGCCTTCGCCGCCCGCTTCCCGCACCCCTTCGTGCACGAGTGGCTGCTGGAGGCGGAGCCGCAGACGCCGCCGTTCGGCTTTCGCTCCACGGCGAACGTCCGCCGCCGCTACGACCGTTCGGGCCGCCGCCCGGCCGGATTCCTCGCCACCGGCGACGCGCTGTGCACGTTCAACCCGGTCTACGGCCAGGGCATGGCGGTGGCGGCGCAGTGCGCGGTGGCGCTGCGCGACACGCTGGACGATCCGCGCCGTACACCGACGACACGCCGGGTCCAGCAGGCGCTCTTCGCGGCGTCGCGGCAGGCGTGGGACATCTCGGCGGGCGCGGACCGGAGCATGCCGGGGGCGGTGGGCAGCGGGCTCGCCACGCGGGCCGTGGAGCGCCCCGTCGGCTGGTATCTGAAGCGGGTACAGCAGCGGTACCCCGGTGACCCGGACGTCGTGGGTCCCGCCTTCCGCTCCGTGCTGACGCTCAGCGCGCCCGTCACCACGCTGTTCTCGCCGAGGGTGGCCCGCGCGGTGCTGTTCGGACCGGTCGGCGCCACGCCCGCCGGGCCCCCGATGAGGCGGGACGCGGCGGGCGGCGGCGTATAGCCGCGCGGGGCGCGGGCGGGCAGGGCGGCGCGGGTCAGGCAGGGTCCTGCCGCGCCGCCTCCAGCGCGTCGGCCACCTGGTGGAAGAACCGGGCGTGGGCACCCGCGCTGCACGGCGCCTCCGGGTTCCACGGCACGATGCGGGCGCCCCAAGCGGCGGACCGCCAGGCCGCGTTGGAGCGCAGGGCGTCGAGGGGGTGCGCGTTGGCGCGTACGTCCACGAGCAGCACCTGCGGGGCGATGTCGCCGATGTCGGACCAGTCCGCAGCGAACCAGTTGGTGCTGGGCCCGCCCTGCGGGTCGACGAGGTCGAGGCCGAAGCCGGCGAGCTCCCGCAGATCCGGCCAGGAGTACGGCTTCGCGAGGTAGGCGCCGTCCGCCGACGCCGGCGACAGCGCGAGCACCGTGGGCCGCGACTCGGGAGAGCCCACGGCCGCCTGGTCGCGCAGCCGGGCCTCGGCGCGGGCGAGCGGGCCCTCCATGGCGACCTCCCCCGCCGCCCCGAGAGCGCGGGCGAGGTCCGCGAACCGGGCGCGTACGGCGGCGAGTGACTGCCCCTGCCCGACGTCGAGCACCACCAGCGGGACCCGCTCCTCGACGTGCTTGGCCGCCTCGGGATCGAGGCCGTAGACCTGTCCTCCGCCGTAGGTGACGGCGACGACGAGATCGGGGGCGCCGCGGAGCAGCGCCTCGGCGTCGAGCGCGGTGCCGGAGCCGAGGTACACGATGCCGTCGAGCGGCAGTCCGCCGGCCTTGACGGGGTCCGGTCCCGCGCCGTCGTGGTTCGAGCCGAAGACCGCCGTCGGGCGTATGCCGTGGTCCCAGAGGGTCGCGCCGGCCTGTATGTAGGTGACGGCCCTGGCGGGCCGCCGCTGCGCGGTCGCCAGGTGCCCGCGGTCGTCGAGGAACTCCCAGTCCGTCTGCCGCTCCATGATCAGTGCGCTCCTGCCCGTCGCCTGCCGGTGCATGCGAGGGGTTTCCTGCCCACGGACGGGTCGGCTCGAACGGCAGGCCGGGGGGCGGGTGCAGCCGGCGGGTGTCAGCCGGCGGGCGCCGACTCGGGCTCCGTGCCCCGCCAGACGGTGGTGGTGTTGCAGAACTCCTTGATGCCGTGGCCGGACAGCTCGCGTCCGTACCCGGAGCGCTTCACGCCGCCGAACGGCATCGCCGGGTGGGACGCCGTCATCCCGTTGACGAACACCCCGCCCGCCTCCAGATCGCGGACGAAGCGGGCCACTTCGCTCTCGTCGCGGGTCCAGACGTTCGAACTCAGCCCGAAGGGCGAGTCGTTGGCGACCTGCACCGCCTCGTCGAGGTCCGCCACCCGGTAGACGGTCGCCACCGGCCCGAAGGTCTCCTCGCGGTGGATCCGCATCTCGGGCGTGATCCCGGTGAGGACGGTCGGGAGGTAGAACCAGCCCTGCGGGTGGTCCCCCGGCCGGCCCCCTCCGCACAGCGCATGCGCACCGAGGCGTACGGCGTCGTCGACGAGCTCCTCCAGATCCTCGCGACCCCGCTCGCTGGCGAGGGGGCCGACCTCGGTGGACTCGTCGAGCGGGTCGCCCACGGTG from Streptomyces sp. FIT100 includes these protein-coding regions:
- a CDS encoding NAD(P)/FAD-dependent oxidoreductase; the protein is MVNHEQDTGSWRRSHGTNGANGRHAVVIGGSLAGLLAAHVLAGHADRVTVVERDRLPDGPQPRAGVPQGRHAHVLLEGGQLALDSLLPGFMAELRAAGAPRVGMPADMVSWSDGTWFRRTAPTTHIYTGSRAQIEHLVRERVLANPVITVVGPAEAVGLVGDASRVRGVLLRERGGDAGNGGAGREPRTLLADVVVDASGRGSRAPQWLGAIGAEAPEEETIDTGLAYASRIYRNRSANLGTESLAYWVYPNASQVHGGGVLPLEDGTHLAIFSGLRGCEPPTDEEGFTAFAARFPHPFVHEWLLEAEPQTPPFGFRSTANVRRRYDRSGRRPAGFLATGDALCTFNPVYGQGMAVAAQCAVALRDTLDDPRRTPTTRRVQQALFAASRQAWDISAGADRSMPGAVGSGLATRAVERPVGWYLKRVQQRYPGDPDVVGPAFRSVLTLSAPVTTLFSPRVARAVLFGPVGATPAGPPMRRDAAGGGV
- a CDS encoding ABC transporter substrate-binding protein; amino-acid sequence: MERQTDWEFLDDRGHLATAQRRPARAVTYIQAGATLWDHGIRPTAVFGSNHDGAGPDPVKAGGLPLDGIVYLGSGTALDAEALLRGAPDLVVAVTYGGGQVYGLDPEAAKHVEERVPLVVLDVGQGQSLAAVRARFADLARALGAAGEVAMEGPLARAEARLRDQAAVGSPESRPTVLALSPASADGAYLAKPYSWPDLRELAGFGLDLVDPQGGPSTNWFAADWSDIGDIAPQVLLVDVRANAHPLDALRSNAAWRSAAWGARIVPWNPEAPCSAGAHARFFHQVADALEAARQDPA